The following proteins are encoded in a genomic region of Bosea beijingensis:
- a CDS encoding class I SAM-dependent methyltransferase, producing the protein MPVTHHLDGQKRVYATWAKFYDRIYRNILARPQREAVEAASRCGPDILEIGVGTGLTLPYFMPDSRVLGADLSLDMLRIAHRKVVSQKLDHVRGLMVMDACRLGFGNERFDAVTAQFVITLVPNPEQALAEMDRVLKPGGEIIISSRLVDDGGLLAPFWSAVAPLSKAIGWSSDFKVSRLTAWAKATGRYETVHVGRGYFKVVRLRKQASANNARSKA; encoded by the coding sequence CAAGTTCTACGACCGGATCTACCGGAACATACTGGCGCGCCCGCAACGCGAGGCGGTCGAGGCCGCCTCGCGTTGCGGGCCGGACATTCTTGAGATCGGCGTCGGCACCGGGCTCACCCTGCCTTATTTCATGCCCGATTCGCGCGTACTCGGCGCCGATCTCTCGCTGGACATGCTCAGGATCGCTCATCGCAAGGTCGTGAGCCAGAAGCTCGACCATGTCCGCGGGCTGATGGTGATGGACGCCTGCCGGCTCGGTTTCGGCAATGAGCGCTTCGACGCGGTCACCGCGCAATTCGTGATCACGCTCGTGCCGAATCCCGAGCAGGCGCTGGCCGAGATGGATCGCGTGCTGAAGCCCGGCGGCGAGATCATCATCTCCAGCCGCCTCGTCGATGATGGCGGCCTGTTGGCGCCGTTCTGGAGTGCGGTCGCGCCCCTGTCGAAGGCGATCGGCTGGAGTTCCGACTTCAAGGTCAGTCGCCTGACCGCCTGGGCGAAGGCCACGGGCCGCTACGAGACCGTCCATGTCGGGCGCGGCTATTTCAAGGTCGTCAGGCTTCGCAAGCAGGCTTCTGCCAATAACGCACGATCGAAGGCTTGA
- a CDS encoding peptide ABC transporter substrate-binding protein, producing the protein MIFRTTLAALGVAGLMMTAAPAQAAKDQLTIGVAQFPSTLHPNIDAEVIKAYTLGFVIRNITAFDKDWKNTCLSCTELPSVKNGTAKIIDLPNGGKGMEVTIKLKPDLKWADGKPVTTKDLEFTWRLGRDPKTGFSNSQPWTRAVKLDIIDATTAVLTLDKVLSSYNEWDQILPEHIEGPVYEKAKEAGDYIKQTTYARNPTTPGLYNGPYMVTGYTSGSQVVLEPNPHWAGTKPGFKRIILKLIENTAALQANLLSGDVDMIGGEGVGLSIDQVLELRKQHPDRFEYLFKPSLNYEHIDLQNGNPLLKDVRVRQALIYSADRKTLTDRLFQGLQPVADTWVNPLNANFTKDTLHYPFDLAKAKAVLAEAGWKPGPDGICRDAAGTRLSLEFATTAGNRLRELQQAVLQNNWKAACIEVRIKNEPARTLFGETMKKRSYGGLAMYAWSSSVTESPRRTLASDNIPTEANGWGGANYINFSNPRMDELIAKSETVLDPEEGKVLWAEMQKIYAQELPVIPLFFRSEAHVYPKWLKGYEPTGHGHYVSMFSENWRSE; encoded by the coding sequence ATGATTTTCAGGACGACACTGGCCGCACTGGGCGTTGCGGGTTTGATGATGACCGCCGCGCCGGCGCAGGCTGCCAAGGATCAATTGACCATCGGCGTCGCGCAATTCCCCTCGACGCTTCACCCCAACATCGATGCCGAAGTGATCAAGGCCTATACGCTGGGCTTCGTCATCCGCAACATCACGGCCTTCGACAAGGACTGGAAGAACACCTGCCTGAGCTGCACCGAGCTTCCCAGCGTGAAGAACGGCACGGCCAAGATCATCGACCTGCCCAATGGCGGCAAGGGCATGGAGGTCACGATCAAGCTGAAGCCGGATCTGAAATGGGCCGACGGCAAGCCGGTCACGACCAAGGATCTGGAATTCACCTGGCGTCTCGGGCGCGATCCGAAGACCGGTTTCTCCAATTCCCAGCCCTGGACGCGGGCCGTCAAGCTCGACATCATCGACGCGACGACGGCGGTACTGACCCTCGACAAGGTGCTGTCGTCCTATAACGAATGGGACCAGATCCTGCCGGAGCATATCGAGGGCCCCGTCTACGAGAAGGCCAAGGAAGCCGGCGACTACATCAAGCAGACGACCTATGCCCGCAACCCGACCACGCCCGGCCTGTATAACGGCCCTTATATGGTCACCGGGTACACCTCCGGCTCCCAGGTCGTGCTCGAGCCCAATCCGCATTGGGCCGGCACCAAGCCCGGCTTCAAGCGCATCATCCTCAAGCTGATCGAGAACACCGCGGCCCTGCAGGCCAATCTCCTGTCGGGCGATGTCGACATGATCGGCGGCGAGGGCGTCGGCCTGTCGATCGATCAGGTTCTGGAGCTGCGCAAGCAGCATCCCGATCGCTTCGAGTACCTGTTCAAGCCGAGCCTGAACTACGAGCATATCGACCTGCAGAACGGCAACCCGCTGCTGAAGGATGTGCGGGTCCGGCAGGCCCTGATCTATTCCGCCGATCGCAAGACGCTGACCGACCGCCTGTTCCAGGGCCTGCAGCCGGTGGCCGACACCTGGGTCAATCCGCTCAATGCGAATTTCACCAAGGACACGCTGCACTACCCCTTTGATCTCGCCAAGGCCAAGGCCGTCCTGGCGGAAGCGGGCTGGAAGCCAGGCCCGGACGGCATCTGCCGCGACGCCGCCGGCACGCGCCTGTCGCTGGAATTCGCCACCACGGCGGGCAACCGCCTGCGCGAATTGCAGCAGGCCGTGCTGCAGAATAACTGGAAGGCCGCCTGCATCGAGGTCCGCATCAAGAACGAGCCGGCGCGAACCCTCTTCGGCGAGACCATGAAGAAGCGCAGCTATGGCGGGCTGGCGATGTACGCCTGGTCGAGCAGCGTGACGGAATCGCCGCGCCGGACACTGGCGAGCGACAACATTCCGACCGAAGCCAATGGCTGGGGCGGCGCCAACTACATCAACTTCTCCAACCCGCGCATGGACGAGCTCATCGCCAAGTCCGAAACGGTGCTCGATCCGGAGGAGGGTAAGGTGCTCTGGGCCGAGATGCAGAAGATCTATGCCCAGGAACTGCCGGTCATCCCGCTGTTCTTCCGCTCGGAGGCGCATGTCTATCCGAAATGGCTGAAGGGCTACGAGCCGACCGGACACGGTCATTACGTCTCGATGTTCAGCGAGAACTGGCGTTCCGAGTGA
- a CDS encoding ABC transporter permease has translation MASFITRRLLQTFVVLLIMSFVVYGLMGLMPGDPVDIMAASQPGMTPEVMANLRAIYGLDQPLMVRYARWLMAVLSGDFGFSRTHARPVLEVLTPALLQTCKLMLASFTLSVILSLILGIASALKPGGWIDGFVSLFAFAGISVPIFWLALVLILTFAVGLQWLPASGMGQVGNFGFWDQARHLTLPVLALTLANTGQFTRYVRAAMIETLQMDFVRTARAKGVGSRRVILVHALRNAMVPFVTIMALSFGSLFSGALVTETMFAQMGMGKMIYDSILSNDFNLALVGLLFATFTTLMANLLADLAYVALDPRIRLE, from the coding sequence ATGGCGTCCTTCATCACCCGCCGGCTGCTGCAGACCTTCGTGGTGCTGCTCATCATGTCGTTCGTGGTCTACGGGCTGATGGGGCTGATGCCGGGCGATCCCGTCGACATCATGGCGGCGAGCCAGCCCGGCATGACTCCGGAGGTCATGGCCAATCTAAGGGCCATCTACGGGCTCGATCAGCCGCTCATGGTTCGCTATGCGCGCTGGCTTATGGCGGTGCTGAGCGGCGATTTCGGCTTTTCGCGCACGCATGCACGGCCCGTGCTGGAAGTTCTGACCCCGGCCCTGCTGCAAACCTGCAAGCTCATGCTGGCGAGCTTCACGCTCAGCGTGATCCTGTCGCTGATCCTGGGCATCGCCTCGGCGCTGAAGCCCGGCGGCTGGATCGACGGCTTCGTCAGCCTGTTCGCCTTCGCCGGGATCTCGGTGCCGATCTTCTGGCTCGCCCTGGTGCTGATCCTGACCTTCGCGGTCGGGCTGCAATGGCTGCCGGCGAGCGGCATGGGCCAAGTCGGCAATTTCGGCTTCTGGGATCAGGCACGGCATCTCACGCTGCCGGTCCTGGCCCTGACGCTGGCCAATACCGGCCAGTTCACGCGCTATGTCCGCGCTGCGATGATCGAGACGCTGCAGATGGACTTCGTCCGCACGGCACGCGCGAAAGGCGTCGGCAGCCGGCGCGTCATCCTCGTTCACGCATTGCGCAATGCCATGGTGCCGTTCGTGACGATCATGGCTCTGAGCTTCGGGTCGCTGTTTTCCGGAGCCCTCGTCACCGAGACGATGTTCGCGCAGATGGGCATGGGCAAGATGATCTATGACTCCATCCTGTCCAACGACTTCAATCTCGCGCTGGTCGGATTGCTGTTCGCGACGTTCACGACGCTGATGGCCAATCTTTTGGCCGATCTGGCCTATGTCGCCCTCGACCCGCGGATTCGACTGGAATGA
- a CDS encoding ABC transporter permease produces MSTLDTPMAQGGHGQPRAADTQSIWALRWRRFRGHRTGVASLIVLALLVVFCLMAWPLEAWRGIDATQTDLFKRYQPISAEHWLGTDDAGRDVLARLMYGGQVSLLVGLLATLIGSVFGVSLGLLAGYYGGRLDNALMRLTDGMIALPLLPLLIVLGAVDLTKLGFSTEAAHSQSVAFWRIILIIALVDWTAIARIVRAATLSVKERDYVSAARGTGANALYIMARHILPNTITPIIVAFTLTVGRVILFESVLSFLGFGIVPPTPSWGNMLNNAQELVTTAPALAIYPGLLIFITVIAVNFLGDAMQHAFDPRSEK; encoded by the coding sequence ATGAGCACTCTGGACACGCCGATGGCGCAAGGCGGACACGGCCAGCCGCGCGCGGCCGATACGCAATCGATCTGGGCGCTGCGCTGGCGTCGTTTCCGCGGGCACCGCACCGGCGTGGCGAGCCTCATCGTGCTCGCTCTGCTGGTCGTGTTCTGCCTGATGGCGTGGCCGCTGGAAGCCTGGCGCGGCATCGACGCGACGCAGACCGACCTGTTCAAGCGCTACCAGCCGATCTCGGCCGAGCATTGGCTCGGGACCGACGATGCCGGGCGCGACGTGCTGGCAAGACTGATGTATGGCGGCCAGGTTTCGCTGCTGGTCGGCTTGCTGGCCACCCTCATCGGCAGCGTCTTCGGGGTCTCGCTCGGCCTGCTCGCTGGCTATTACGGCGGCCGTCTCGACAATGCCCTGATGCGGCTGACCGACGGCATGATCGCGCTGCCGCTGCTGCCGCTGCTGATCGTGCTCGGCGCGGTCGATCTGACCAAGCTCGGCTTCTCCACCGAGGCTGCCCATTCGCAATCGGTCGCCTTCTGGCGGATCATCCTGATCATCGCCCTGGTCGACTGGACGGCTATCGCGCGGATCGTCCGGGCCGCCACCCTCTCGGTCAAGGAGCGCGACTATGTCAGTGCGGCGCGCGGCACCGGTGCGAACGCGCTCTACATCATGGCGCGGCATATCCTGCCCAACACGATCACGCCGATCATCGTCGCCTTCACCCTGACCGTCGGGCGCGTTATCCTGTTCGAATCGGTGCTGAGCTTTCTCGGCTTCGGCATCGTGCCGCCGACGCCGAGCTGGGGCAACATGCTCAACAACGCCCAGGAGCTGGTGACCACCGCGCCGGCGCTGGCGATCTATCCGGGGCTGCTGATCTTCATCACGGTGATCGCCGTCAATTTCCTCGGCGACGCCATGCAGCACGCCTTCGATCCGCGTTCGGAGAAATAA
- a CDS encoding CocE/NonD family hydrolase: MNSQSMKAAAPESGDDVVTLKDVRVTMRDGVRLATDIYLPARDGKVLPGPFPVVMERTPYGKAELSRSEIGRGEAKPMARTAVAAHFVRAGYAVVYQDCRGRYGSEGEFVKYVSDAEDGYDTCAWIVAQPWCNGRIGTMGLSYAAHTQAALASLTPPGLACMILDSGGFSNAFSCGIRQGGAFELKQATWAYNRAQESPDALADPVVAAGLAAEDLHAWFRVMPWSEGRSPVRWVPEYETYLLDQWRAGTFGPEWKRPGLWLEGFYDAVPDIPILLMSSWYDVYVKTTFDNFAGLGASGRRHLNVIMGAGLHGNRQSTFAGDVSFGDAAPFDGNVGTNWLDFRKRWFDRWLRDEPNGLEADPTLRLFLMGGGSGEKDADGRLVQGGRWIETSHWPLPETEQQSWYIHGNGRLSRDAPAPDAAPLTYDFDPADPVPTIGGALTSGQPIFEGGGFDQREGPRFFGSRDAGMPLIARRDVLAFESLPLEEDMAVIGPITVELWVASDAPDTDFTAKLVDMHPPSADYPTGFALNLTDGIFRCRYRKSWEKPEPIEPEVPFRITIEPFATATLFKAGHRIRLDISSSNFPKFDVNPNTFAPEGHGRTRRVARNMVFCDGARASQIVIPVVPVASLSEHRLERARQPGRSA; the protein is encoded by the coding sequence GTGAACTCCCAATCGATGAAGGCCGCCGCTCCCGAGAGCGGCGATGATGTCGTCACGCTGAAGGACGTCAGGGTGACGATGCGGGACGGCGTCCGGCTCGCCACGGATATCTATCTCCCGGCACGGGACGGCAAAGTCCTTCCCGGTCCCTTCCCCGTCGTGATGGAGCGCACGCCCTATGGCAAGGCGGAGCTCTCGCGCTCCGAGATCGGCCGCGGCGAGGCCAAGCCGATGGCCCGCACTGCTGTCGCGGCCCATTTCGTCCGGGCCGGCTATGCGGTGGTCTATCAGGATTGCCGCGGCCGCTACGGCTCGGAGGGAGAGTTCGTCAAATACGTCTCCGATGCCGAGGACGGCTACGATACCTGCGCCTGGATCGTTGCGCAGCCCTGGTGCAACGGCCGGATCGGCACGATGGGCCTGTCCTATGCCGCCCATACCCAGGCGGCGCTGGCCTCGCTGACGCCTCCCGGCCTCGCCTGCATGATCCTCGATTCCGGCGGCTTCTCGAACGCCTTCTCATGTGGCATCCGCCAGGGCGGCGCCTTCGAGCTGAAGCAGGCGACCTGGGCCTATAACCGGGCCCAGGAAAGCCCGGATGCGCTCGCCGATCCCGTCGTCGCCGCGGGCCTCGCGGCGGAGGACCTGCATGCCTGGTTCCGCGTGATGCCGTGGAGCGAAGGCCGTTCGCCGGTGCGCTGGGTGCCGGAATACGAGACCTATCTGCTCGACCAGTGGCGCGCCGGCACCTTCGGCCCCGAATGGAAACGGCCGGGCCTCTGGCTGGAGGGCTTCTACGACGCGGTGCCCGACATACCGATCCTGCTGATGTCGAGCTGGTACGACGTCTATGTGAAGACCACCTTCGACAATTTCGCGGGCCTCGGTGCCTCGGGCCGCCGGCATCTCAACGTCATCATGGGCGCCGGCCTGCACGGCAACCGCCAATCGACCTTCGCCGGTGACGTCTCCTTCGGCGATGCCGCGCCCTTCGACGGCAATGTCGGCACGAACTGGCTCGATTTCCGCAAGCGCTGGTTCGACCGCTGGCTGAGGGACGAGCCCAACGGGCTGGAAGCCGACCCGACCTTGCGCCTGTTCCTGATGGGCGGTGGCTCGGGTGAGAAGGATGCCGATGGACGCCTCGTCCAGGGCGGGCGCTGGATCGAGACCTCGCACTGGCCGCTGCCGGAGACCGAGCAGCAATCCTGGTACATTCACGGCAATGGCCGGCTCTCGCGCGATGCACCGGCTCCCGATGCCGCGCCGCTGACCTATGATTTCGACCCGGCCGATCCGGTCCCCACGATCGGCGGCGCGCTGACCAGCGGCCAGCCGATCTTCGAGGGCGGCGGCTTCGACCAGCGCGAGGGGCCGCGTTTCTTCGGCTCGCGCGATGCCGGCATGCCCCTGATCGCGCGGCGCGACGTGCTCGCCTTTGAAAGCCTGCCGCTGGAAGAGGACATGGCGGTGATCGGGCCGATCACGGTCGAGCTCTGGGTCGCCTCCGATGCTCCGGACACGGATTTCACCGCCAAGCTGGTCGACATGCATCCGCCATCGGCCGACTATCCCACGGGCTTCGCGCTCAACCTGACGGACGGCATCTTCCGCTGCCGCTATCGCAAGTCCTGGGAGAAACCGGAGCCGATCGAGCCGGAGGTTCCGTTCCGGATCACCATCGAGCCCTTCGCCACGGCGACGCTGTTCAAGGCTGGGCACCGGATCAGGCTCGATATCTCCTCGTCGAACTTCCCGAAATTCGACGTGAACCCAAACACCTTTGCCCCGGAAGGACATGGGCGCACGAGGCGTGTCGCCCGCAACATGGTGTTCTGCGACGGCGCGCGCGCCTCACAGATCGTCATCCCGGTCGTGCCGGTGGCTTCGCTGTCGGAGCACCGTCTCGAGAGAGCCCGGCAACCCGGTCGATCCGCGTAA
- a CDS encoding ABC transporter substrate-binding protein: MTSKLRTTRKPHLTALLPLLASAAWLGTAGLAQAADLVIGTASEPSAMDPLFSRTGPNQNIAMQIFDRLVETDAHLRMQPSLAESWSAIDPTTWRINLRKDARFQSGKPVTADDVAFSLERARNVPNSPAPFSNNVSGVISAKAIDATTLEVKTEVPTPDLMERVGFVYILERASAEGKSLQDYNKGDGLVGSGPYKFKEWVPGDRVILTRNEGYWGPKPAFETVTIRFIANDAARVAALRSGAVDLIDGVPPADLPVLEKTAGLKVHAIPSARLIYLALDTAREESPFVTDKDGKPLKPNPLRDLRVRQALAKLINVPAIVERLLNGAGVPAGQLVPEGVAGFDPTLKPVANDLAGAKALLQQAGQKDGFGITIHSSNDRFAGDKDIAQAIGQMFSRGGIKVNGVMTQPYNVYASAASRQSFSAFIFSLGTTTPTAGPGMRNLFMTADSKAGTGGFNRARYSNPAFDKALAEALTQFDDSKRIAGIQAASKMVFGDLPVIPLYWQKIAWASKANITYEANMAEDTTAARAGLAK; encoded by the coding sequence ATGACCTCCAAGCTTCGCACGACCCGCAAGCCGCACCTCACCGCGCTCTTGCCCTTGCTCGCCAGCGCCGCCTGGCTCGGCACTGCCGGCTTGGCCCAAGCCGCCGACCTCGTCATCGGCACGGCGAGCGAGCCCTCGGCCATGGACCCGCTGTTCTCCCGCACCGGGCCGAACCAGAACATCGCCATGCAGATCTTCGACCGGCTGGTCGAGACCGACGCGCATCTGCGCATGCAGCCGAGCCTCGCCGAGAGCTGGTCGGCAATCGACCCGACGACCTGGCGGATCAACCTGCGCAAGGATGCCCGCTTCCAGAGCGGCAAGCCGGTCACGGCCGATGATGTCGCGTTCTCGCTGGAGCGCGCGCGCAACGTCCCCAACAGCCCGGCGCCGTTCTCCAACAACGTCTCGGGCGTGATTTCGGCGAAGGCGATCGATGCGACGACGCTGGAGGTGAAGACCGAGGTGCCGACGCCGGACCTGATGGAGCGGGTCGGCTTCGTCTATATCCTCGAGCGTGCCTCCGCCGAGGGCAAGAGCCTGCAGGACTACAACAAGGGCGATGGGCTCGTCGGCTCCGGACCCTACAAGTTCAAGGAGTGGGTGCCGGGCGACCGCGTCATCCTGACCCGCAACGAGGGCTATTGGGGACCGAAGCCCGCCTTCGAGACCGTGACGATCCGCTTCATCGCCAATGATGCTGCCCGCGTGGCAGCGCTGCGCTCGGGCGCGGTCGACCTGATCGACGGCGTGCCGCCGGCCGACCTGCCGGTGCTGGAGAAGACGGCGGGGCTCAAGGTTCATGCGATCCCCTCGGCCCGCCTGATCTATCTCGCCCTCGACACCGCGCGCGAGGAGAGCCCCTTCGTCACCGACAAGGACGGCAAGCCGCTGAAGCCCAATCCTCTGCGGGATCTGCGTGTGCGCCAGGCGCTGGCCAAGCTGATCAACGTGCCGGCGATCGTCGAGCGGTTGCTCAACGGGGCGGGCGTGCCGGCCGGCCAGCTCGTGCCGGAGGGCGTCGCTGGCTTCGATCCGACGCTGAAGCCGGTCGCCAACGACCTCGCCGGCGCCAAGGCCCTGCTGCAGCAGGCCGGGCAGAAGGACGGGTTCGGCATCACCATCCATTCCTCGAACGACCGTTTCGCCGGCGACAAGGACATCGCACAGGCGATCGGCCAGATGTTCTCGCGCGGCGGCATCAAGGTGAACGGCGTGATGACGCAGCCCTATAACGTCTATGCCAGCGCCGCGAGCCGGCAGAGCTTCTCCGCCTTCATCTTCTCGCTGGGCACGACGACCCCGACCGCGGGGCCGGGCATGCGCAATCTGTTCATGACTGCGGATTCGAAGGCCGGCACCGGCGGCTTCAACCGGGCGCGCTATTCCAACCCCGCCTTCGACAAGGCGCTGGCCGAGGCGCTGACGCAGTTCGACGACAGCAAGCGCATCGCCGGCATCCAGGCCGCGTCGAAAATGGTCTTCGGCGATCTGCCCGTGATCCCGCTCTACTGGCAGAAGATCGCCTGGGCCTCGAAGGCCAACATCACCTACGAGGCCAACATGGCCGAGGACACCACTGCGGCGCGGGCGGGGCTGGCCAAGTGA
- a CDS encoding ABC transporter ATP-binding protein, with protein MTEALIEGRGLVRRFSRGLDAAEKLARALGANISEETVHAVEGVDIAIRQGEVLGLVGESGCGKSTLGRLLAGLLPLTEGTLLWQGKDVASLSRSEALEMRLAVQVIFQDPMSSLNPRKRVVDLVGEAPRVHGLVRAGEVDDYVAELLEKVGLDPSYRKRYPHQFSGGQRQRIGIARALAVKPRLIVCDESVSALDVSIQAQVINLFMDLREELGLTYLFISHDLSVVKHISDRVAIMYLGRVVETAPADAFFAAPNHPYTAALLRELPSVKERRRAFTPIRGEIPSPLHPPSGCAFHPRCPRIFTPCAQARPALEPIAEGHLSACHLNQVAAASLAAGGSA; from the coding sequence ATGACCGAAGCCCTGATCGAAGGACGCGGCCTCGTCCGACGCTTTTCCCGCGGCCTCGACGCGGCCGAGAAGCTCGCCCGGGCGCTTGGCGCGAATATCTCCGAGGAAACCGTCCATGCCGTCGAAGGCGTCGACATCGCCATCCGGCAGGGCGAGGTGCTCGGCCTCGTTGGCGAATCCGGCTGCGGCAAGTCCACGCTCGGCCGCCTGTTGGCAGGGTTGCTGCCGCTGACCGAGGGCACCTTGCTCTGGCAGGGCAAGGATGTCGCCTCGCTCTCGCGCAGCGAGGCGCTGGAGATGCGCCTGGCCGTGCAGGTGATCTTCCAGGACCCGATGTCCTCGCTCAACCCGCGCAAGCGCGTCGTCGATCTCGTCGGCGAGGCGCCGCGGGTGCACGGCCTCGTCCGGGCAGGGGAGGTGGACGACTATGTGGCGGAGCTGCTCGAGAAGGTCGGGCTCGATCCCTCCTACCGCAAGCGCTATCCGCACCAGTTCTCCGGCGGCCAGCGCCAGCGCATCGGCATCGCCCGGGCGCTCGCGGTCAAGCCGCGGTTGATCGTCTGCGACGAGTCGGTCTCGGCCCTCGACGTCTCGATCCAGGCCCAGGTGATCAACCTGTTCATGGATCTGCGCGAGGAGCTCGGCCTGACCTATCTCTTCATCAGCCACGACCTCAGCGTGGTGAAGCATATCAGCGACCGGGTCGCGATCATGTATCTCGGCCGCGTGGTCGAGACCGCGCCGGCCGATGCCTTCTTCGCCGCGCCGAACCACCCCTATACCGCGGCGCTTCTACGCGAATTGCCCTCGGTGAAGGAGCGTCGGCGTGCCTTCACGCCGATCCGCGGCGAAATTCCCTCGCCGCTCCATCCGCCCTCCGGCTGCGCCTTCCATCCGCGCTGCCCGCGCATCTTCACGCCTTGCGCCCAGGCGCGGCCAGCTCTCGAACCGATCGCTGAGGGACATCTCAGCGCCTGCCATCTCAACCAGGTCGCCGCCGCATCGCTCGCGGCAGGCGGCAGCGCCTGA
- a CDS encoding ABC transporter ATP-binding protein has product MAPVLVVENLETQFASSAGLVRAVDGVSFSVDRGEILGLVGESGSGKSITGFSILGLIEPPGRVAGGRILFQGEDLVGLPTERLRRLRGKKIAMIFQDPMMTLNPVLSIETQMVEAVLAHDAVSREEARVRSRDALGLVGIPSPEERLKAYPHQFSGGMRQRVAIAIALLHKPDLIIADEPTTALDVTIQGQILFEVRRLASEFGMALIWISHDLGVVASLADRIAVMYAGRIVETGATDDVLDRPAHPYTRGLMEALPANATRGARLHPIPGLSPSPLARPGGCAFRTRCFAASEICQEEPKQQGVNHSFRCHHPLMAGAAA; this is encoded by the coding sequence ATGGCCCCGGTGCTCGTCGTCGAGAATCTCGAAACCCAGTTCGCCAGTTCCGCGGGCCTCGTCCGCGCCGTGGATGGCGTCTCCTTCAGCGTCGACCGTGGCGAAATCCTCGGGCTCGTCGGTGAATCCGGCTCGGGCAAGTCGATCACCGGCTTCTCGATACTCGGATTGATCGAGCCGCCTGGGCGGGTCGCGGGCGGGCGCATCCTGTTCCAGGGCGAGGACCTCGTCGGGCTCCCGACCGAGCGGCTCAGGCGCCTGCGCGGCAAGAAGATCGCGATGATCTTCCAGGACCCGATGATGACGCTCAATCCGGTGCTTTCGATCGAGACGCAGATGGTGGAGGCCGTGCTCGCCCATGACGCGGTCTCGCGGGAGGAGGCGCGGGTGCGTTCCCGCGATGCGCTGGGCCTCGTCGGCATTCCCTCGCCCGAGGAACGGCTGAAGGCCTATCCGCACCAGTTCTCCGGCGGCATGCGCCAGCGCGTCGCCATCGCGATCGCGCTGCTGCACAAGCCCGACCTGATCATCGCCGACGAGCCGACGACCGCGCTCGACGTCACCATCCAGGGCCAGATCCTGTTCGAGGTGCGCCGGCTGGCGAGCGAATTCGGCATGGCGCTGATCTGGATCAGCCATGATCTCGGCGTGGTCGCCAGCCTCGCCGACCGGATCGCGGTGATGTATGCCGGCCGCATCGTCGAGACCGGCGCCACCGACGACGTGCTCGACCGACCGGCCCATCCCTATACGCGCGGCCTGATGGAGGCGCTGCCTGCCAACGCGACGCGCGGCGCAAGGCTGCATCCGATCCCCGGCCTCTCGCCTTCGCCCTTGGCGAGACCCGGCGGGTGCGCCTTCCGGACGCGCTGCTTCGCCGCAAGCGAGATCTGCCAGGAGGAGCCGAAGCAACAGGGCGTGAACCACAGCTTCCGCTGCCACCACCCGCTCATGGCCGGAGCAGCAGCATGA
- a CDS encoding ABC transporter permease: MAFAKPALFAALRPDADSLLARSLAGVLKSPKATIAAVVCILLILTAVFGPALAPQDPYDLSTLDIMDSKLPPGSESMSGAVYWFGTDVQGRDMLSAMIYGLRTSLFVGVLAGVVALLVGTVLGLSAAYFGGRVDSVIMRLVDLMLGFPTLLVALMLLAILGQGVGKVIFALVLVQWAMFARAVRAAALVEKGKDYIEAAKMLGLSRPRMLFGHLLPNCLSPLIVIGTLQVANAISAEATLSFLGIGLPITQPSLGLLIANGYQVLLAGQYWISVYPGLLLLALVFSINIVGDRLREVLNPRLAER, from the coding sequence ATGGCTTTCGCAAAACCCGCCCTGTTCGCAGCTTTGCGCCCCGATGCCGACAGCCTTCTGGCGCGCTCGCTCGCCGGCGTCCTTAAGAGCCCGAAGGCGACGATCGCCGCCGTCGTCTGTATCCTGCTGATCCTGACCGCGGTGTTCGGCCCGGCACTCGCCCCGCAGGACCCTTACGACCTCTCGACGCTCGACATCATGGACTCAAAGTTGCCGCCGGGCTCCGAGAGCATGAGCGGCGCGGTTTACTGGTTCGGCACCGACGTGCAGGGCCGCGACATGCTCTCGGCCATGATCTACGGCCTCAGGACCTCGCTCTTCGTCGGCGTCCTCGCCGGGGTCGTGGCTCTCCTCGTCGGCACCGTGCTCGGTCTCTCGGCCGCCTATTTCGGCGGGCGCGTCGACAGCGTGATCATGCGGCTGGTCGACCTGATGCTGGGCTTCCCGACCCTGCTCGTTGCGCTGATGCTGCTCGCCATTCTCGGGCAGGGCGTCGGCAAGGTCATCTTCGCGCTGGTGCTGGTGCAATGGGCGATGTTCGCCCGTGCTGTCCGTGCCGCCGCCCTGGTCGAGAAGGGCAAGGACTATATCGAGGCGGCGAAGATGCTCGGCCTGTCGCGGCCGCGCATGCTGTTCGGCCATCTCCTGCCGAACTGCCTCTCGCCGCTGATAGTCATCGGCACGCTGCAGGTCGCGAACGCGATCTCGGCCGAGGCGACGCTGTCCTTCCTCGGTATCGGCCTGCCGATCACCCAGCCCTCGCTCGGCCTCCTGATCGCCAACGGCTATCAGGTGCTGCTCGCCGGCCAGTACTGGATCAGCGTCTATCCCGGACTGCTGCTGCTCGCCCTCGTCTTCAGCATCAACATCGTGGGCGACCGGCTGCGCGAAGTGCTGAATCCCCGTCTCGCGGAGCGCTGA